ATCAAACCGCCTTCCCCAATATGCTTAACATTTATTATCATATATGGCTCTGGGACAAGTTTTCCATTTTCAATCAAGCGAATTCTCCCAGGTCTTTCACTCACAAGGGCTCTTCCGTCGGGTAAAAAGACAAGCGACCATGGGATTTCAAGGTCTTGTACCCAAACTTTAACTTCAACTTTATCTCCGTCAGGTAGGTATATATCCTCAACTTTCTGTGGTTTTTGCCCGACGATTTGAAAACAAGAGATGAAAAGTATTAGCGCAAACCCGAAAGGTAAAATTTTTGCTTGCATTTTTTACTTTTTTTTAAAATTTTAAAAAATCAAAAGGAAAAAGTCAAGATGAAGTTTGTGTGATTTTACTCACTTTATTTTTGCCGATAAAGATTTTATTTTTGTATTGAAAATTTCAAAAAAATTTGGAGGGCGCTATGAGGATGAAAATTTTAATCTTGAGTTTTTTGATTTTTCTGTTCGCAACTTGTAAAAAGGAAGACACGGTGACCTCACCACAAATGCTGGTACAAGATTTAATTCCACTTAATGTAGGCAACTACTGGATTTATAAAGGTGTCGTTCTTGATGTTAATGGGAATCCAGATTCAACAGCTGGCGTTTGGCAGGATTCAAGCGTTGTAACAGCTCAAAGAATAATGGCGGGGAAACAAGCGTATGAGATAACTTCGTATAGAAATGCACAACCTTCTAGTTTAATGTATGTCGCAAAGGATGGGGATAAGTATTATGTTTATTTTTATTTCCCAAGCACTGGTACTCCGTTAGATTCGCTCGCCAACAAATGGTTTTTGTGGGTTGACCCTGCAAGCCAAAGTTGGAATGTGTTTGATCAACAGGTGAAATTTGTGCTTGATTCCGCAAGTGGACTTACTGTGAGTGGTAATTTGAGTGTTAACGCTTCAAAGGGCGCAAATGAGACGATCAGCATAACGAATCAAACGGTTCAATCTGAGCAATTTATTTGGGATGTCAATTTAAGCGGGAAGATTGATCAACTGCCGGGGTCAAACTTGACACTCACATTTAAACAGCGTTGGTATTTTTACAAAGGAATCGGTTTAGTTAAATATCAAACTGATCCGATGACAGTACGAATTGTTGTTCCTTTAGTTGCAGATACAACGATGAAGTTTGAAGGTGAGCGTAATTTGATAGTTAATTACAAGTTGATGCAACCCACTGCTGATATAGTTGCGATGCGAAATGTTGAACCAAGGTCCGATATATTCATTTTCAAAAAGTCGTTTGCGCCATATCTCAACGCAGTTAATAAGGTCATCAACCGTTAAATGTATAATTTATTTGCGAAGATATATTCTTCAACTGCTGGAGGTACGAGGTATTTTATTGATTTTCCGAGTTTGATTCTTTTTCTGATGGTTGATGCCGAAATTTCTATGTTAGGTATAGTTATAAATGTGGCGAACTTTGAAAATTCAGTTTGAGGGATGACGAAGCCGGGGCGGTTAAAAACGATGAGATTGACTTTTTGAACTATTTCATCGGGTTTTCTCCAAGTGTGGAATTCGGCAAATTGATCCGCGCCTATCAAAAGATAAAATTTTTCCTTGGGGAAATTTGAAACGAAATAATTAACCGTATCAATTGTGTATGAGACACCGCCCCGGTTTATTTCAACATCGGAGACCTCAAAGAATTTATTTCCAGTTGTTGCAAGTTTTACCATCTCAAATCTATGTTCTGGGCTTGCAATTTGGAAGAGATATTCATCGTTTTGTTTGTGGGGTGGAATTGAGCAGGGTATGAATATGATTTTGTCAAGCCCAACCTCTTCCCGAATGAATTCGGCAACGATTAAATGTCCGTAATGTGGTGGGTTAAATGTCCCGCCAAAAATTCCAATTTTCATCAATCCAGCAACGGTATTTTTCTTTTCTTCAATATGTTTAAAATCACAAGCTTTGTCCTTTTGAATTCCTCATTTCTTGATGAGCTAACGATGTTAAGGTAGATTTGCTTTAGCGATTTCAAATCGGTTGCGTATTCTATCCTTCTAAGCGGGACAAATAAAACATCAAGTTGGCTTGCTGACCTTAAAATGTCAAGTTCATCGTTCTCATTTTCAACCATTGATAAAAATTTCTCGTGAAGTTTTTTTAAACCAACCAAACGATTCGGATTATCATTGTAAATTGATGTTACAATCACATCATATTTGTGAGTTAAAACTTCGTAAGCGTTGTTTATCCATGGAAGTGGGTAAAATAAACCCGTTATTTTAACGAGCGTCACAAGTCTACAATCCTCTTTGAAAGCCCTATCAATGCTCTCAACATATACGCCACTTTCTTTTTCAATGATTGATACCTTAACTCTGAGTGGAAAAACCGGTACAAGGAAATCGCATGTCTCGTAATCGGGGAAATAAACATAGACCTTTGTGTTTCTACTTTTTTCAACATAATAATTTGAGGTGTCGTGAAGTATTGCTTTGTAAATTTCAATTTTTTCCTCCTCAGTTAATCCATCTGCACCGTGGATTTCGTTTAGCTTTGTTGGTAAGATTATGAGAGCTTTTTCAGTTTGAAACATCGGTTTTGTTCTATATTTGTTTTAGCTCATTGACATTATCGCCTCAACAAGGCGATTTGGGTTTTGGCTTGTGAGGATTATTTTGTTAAAGGTTGTAAGTTTTGAAAGTAGAGAATTTGGTTTTGTCTCGTTTAGTTCTATCTCAACCGCTCCTTTCCCCCAGAAGATATATGCAATTGTCCTACCGAAGATCTTTATTCCATATTGCATTTTTGAAAAGCCATCAATCGCTCGGACTTGTTTTATCTCCGATTTTTTAATCTCTCTTTTTATCAGCTTTAAAAAGCCGACTTGAACGAGGATTTTATCCCATCGGACGATAATCGTCAGTTTTCCAATCAAACCAATTATCAAAAGCTCAAAGATAAGAGCAAGAATGACGACGAGAAAGATTATATCTGGATTTTTTATCTCATCTGGATTTTCCAGGGCGAAGAAAAGGAAAATCGGAAGCCAAGCGATGAAGATAAGATAAAACCAAAGTGGGGGATTTTGTTCCTCTTTGTAAATTATCCCTGAATGAATCATCTATTTGTCCCGTTTAAATTTTTAAAAATCTCATAGCAGTTGCAAGGTCTTTATCTCCACGACCTGAAAGATTTACAATTATAATTTCGTCTTTTTTCATTTCAGGTGCAATTTTAATCGCGTGTGCAACTGCATGGGCACTTTCAAGAGCTGGTATTATGCCTTCGGTTTTTGAAAGAAGGCGAAAAGCTTCAAGGGCTTCTTCATCGGTCGCTATAGTGTATTCAACAAGACCTGCGTCTTTAAGATATGAATGCTCTGGACCAACACCAGGGTAATCAAGCCCAGCTGAGATTGAATGGGTGTTGAGGATTTGTCCGTCTTCATCTTGGAGAAGGTATTGCATTGCCCCGTGAAGGACACCTGGTCTTCCAGCGTTCAGGGTTGCTGCGTGTAATCCGGTTTCAATTCCTTTACCACCAGCTTCAACTCCAATTAACTTGACATCAGGGACATTTTCAATAAACGGGTAGAAAATCCCAATTGAATTGCTCCCTCCACCGACACATGCGATTATAACATCAGGAAGTCGCCCTTCCATTTCAATTATTTGTCTTTTCGTCTCTTTACCAATGACCGTTTGAAAGTCTCTAACTATCATAGGGTAGGGATGCATTCCAACGACAGAGCCAATGATGTAAAATGTATTTTTCACATTTGTAACCCAATCCCTTATTGCTTCGTTTATTGCATCTTTGAGCGTTTTGCTCCCTGACGAAACGCATCTAACTTCGGCGCCGAGTAGTTTCATTCTAAAGACATTTATCTCTTGTCTTTTCATATCTTCTTCGCCCATGTATATCACGCACTCAAAATTGAACATCGCGCAAACAGTAGCAACTGCAACACCATGTTGTCCAGCGCCTGTCTCGGCAATTATTCTCCGTTTTCCCATCCTCTTAGCTATCAGAGCTTGTCCGATTGTGTTGTTTATTTTATGTGCCCCGGTGTGGCAAAGGTCTTCACGCTTTAGATAAATTTTCGCCCCACCAAGATATTTACTTAATCTTTCGGCAAAATATAACGGCGTCGGTCTCCCAACATAATGCTTGAGATAATAATCAAGCTCCCTTTGAAAACTTTCATCGTTTTTTAGCTTCATATACCACATCTCAAGCTCTTCAACCGCTGGGATGAGCGTCTCAGGGATGAATTTACCTCCGTAATTCCCAAAGTATCCTCTTGAGTCAGGGAGATTTAATTTCATATCTTAACACTTTTTGCGTTTTTGATAAATAGCTTGACCTTGTCGTGATTTTTCCTCCCGGGGAAATCTTCAACTCCGCTTGACACATCAACACCGTATGGTTTAACTATTGAAATCGCCTCTTGGACATTTTCAGGATTTAAACCACCAGCTAAAATTATTTTACCGAACTTATCTAAACCAATTGCATTTTCCCAGTTAAATTTCTTGCCAGTGCCACCGTAAAGTCCATCAGAATATGAATCAAGATGAAAGTAATCAACTTTGAAACTGCTTAACGCATCTGAGGAAAAAGAATCAGTGACTTTAAATGATTTCATAACGGGTATGAAATTTTTAAGTTCAAGACACATTTGGATTGTCTCGTCCCCGCTTAATTGAACAAGGTCAATCATTGTGATTTCAATTATCTCTTTTATTCTCTCAATGTTTTCATTTACGAAGACGCCCACACAATTTACAAACGATGAGACCTCGCGGATGATTTCCGCTGCTTTTTCTGGCTCAATGTATCTTTTACTCTTGGGATAAAATACAAATCCGAGCATGTCTGCGCCAGATTCAACAGCGTTTATTGCGTCATCAAAATTTGTGATACCACAAATTTTTACAATTACAGACATAGAAGTTCTTTCATTTTTTTGTTTTTGTCCGTTGCTCGCATTAGCGTCTCACCGATGAGGATTGCGTCAAATCCAGCATCGCTTATTTTCAACACATCATCTCTCGTTTTGATACCGCTTTCGCTTACCTTTATGACATCTTCGGGAAGGTATTTTGACATCTCAAGTGATATGTTTATATCGGTTTGGAAAGTTGCAAGATTGCGGTTGTTTATCCCTATGATTTTGGGGTATGGAGATATTTTCAATGCTCTGGCAAGGTCGTGTTTGTCGTAAACCTCAACCAATACATCAAGCCCAAGTTCCTTTGCAAGCCAAATGTAATCTTCAAGTTGAACATCATCAATTATTCTGACGATTAAAAGGATTGCATCCGCGCCAAGATATTTTGATTCATAAATTTGATACTCATCAATGATGAAATCCTTTCTTAAAACAGGGATTTCAACAGCATTTTTCACCTGCGGAAGGTATTGTTTCCGTCCCCTGAAAAATTCAAAATCAGTGAGAACTGATATGGCGTTTGCTCCCGATTTCTCATAATCTTTTGCGATTGAAATGGGATTGAAATTATCGTCCGATAAATTTCCAGCGCTCGGTGACGATTTTTTAATCTCCGCTATAATTTTTATCTCGCAATTTCGTTTTATCGTCTCTGCGAAATTTCTCTTTTCATATCTTGATGAAGAAGATATTTTGATCAGGTCTTTTAACGGCAAGTTTTCTTTCGCTTTACTAAGCTCATAAATTTTTCTTTCAACGATCTTCTCAATGAAGTTCACTTTTCTCTCTCCCTTGTGATTTTTAATTCAGTTATCTTTTGCTTCGTTCTCTTGGTGACCTCAAAAACGAGGTTTTTGTATCTAATTCTTTCGTTTTCGTTTGGGATTTTCCCTGCGATTTTTGATACGAAACCGCCAATGCTTTCATAGTCAGTCCCCTCTGGTATGTCTTCGCCAAATTTTTTATTAAAGTCACTTACCAACATTCCAGCGTCCGCTATTATTGAACCGTCACTTAAGATCTCGTAATTTTTCTCAACTTTATCATATTCGTCGTGTATCTCTCCGACGATTTCCTCAAGTATATCTTCAAGCGTTACAATTCCCTTGAAAGCCCCGTATTCATCAACTACAATAGCCATATGTATTTTGTTTTTTTGCAACTCCCTCAAAAGTTCGCTTATATTTTTCGTCTCTGGGACGAAATACGCAGGTCTTAACAAATCGTAAAGCACAAATAAATTCGGCTCTTCAATGTAATTGATCAAGTCCTTCGCATAGACGATTCCGATTATGTTGTCAATGTTATCTTTATAAACAGGAAGTCGTGAATATCCCTCATTTAAAACAACCTTTATAACTTTTTCTCTCGGTGCGTTTATATCAAGCGCTACAACCCTTGTTCTTGGAACCATAATTTCGCGAACGGTTTTGTCTTTGAACTCAAGGACATTTTTTAACATTTGGTTTTCATCCAATATCTCACCTTGTCCAGATGTGCCGAGGAGAAATTCAAATTTTCGCTTTGCAAGATTTAAATCCGATTCCACAATTTTTCTGACAAAGCTTTCACTAAATAAGAAGGATAACTTAAACGACAAGGATAAAAGAAAAAGAAGGGGTTCAAAGGTTCGCAAGATCAGAATTGGATTTTCGGTTGAAAATTTTTTAAGAATTTGATAAAGCGAAATTGCAAAAATTGGGAGGATCGCTATGACGATTAAAGATAAAACATCCTCATTTGCACTTAACATCAAAATTATCAATCCAAGCAAGAAGAAAAAAAATTTTAATATGAGAGAGCTGAAGGAGAAGTGGAGCGGGTTTCTTTTAAATTTTTCAATTTTGTTAATCGTTTTTTGTTTCAACCTATCTTCATCTTCAATGGATATCACAGCGTGTTCAATGGACGAGATTATGATTCCAATTGTGATAAATGCTATTGAGATTAAAAGCATGATTTACGATTTCTTGAAGCTGTTTGTTATGCTGACAAGTTCTTCAAGTTTTTTCTTTGCCTTTCCTGAATCTATCGCC
This genomic interval from Candidatus Thermokryptus mobilis contains the following:
- the nadD gene encoding nicotinate-nucleotide adenylyltransferase is translated as MKIGIFGGTFNPPHYGHLIVAEFIREEVGLDKIIFIPCSIPPHKQNDEYLFQIASPEHRFEMVKLATTGNKFFEVSDVEINRGGVSYTIDTVNYFVSNFPKEKFYLLIGADQFAEFHTWRKPDEIVQKVNLIVFNRPGFVIPQTEFSKFATFITIPNIEISASTIRKRIKLGKSIKYLVPPAVEEYIFANKLYI
- the trpB gene encoding tryptophan synthase subunit beta; translated protein: MKLNLPDSRGYFGNYGGKFIPETLIPAVEELEMWYMKLKNDESFQRELDYYLKHYVGRPTPLYFAERLSKYLGGAKIYLKREDLCHTGAHKINNTIGQALIAKRMGKRRIIAETGAGQHGVAVATVCAMFNFECVIYMGEEDMKRQEINVFRMKLLGAEVRCVSSGSKTLKDAINEAIRDWVTNVKNTFYIIGSVVGMHPYPMIVRDFQTVIGKETKRQIIEMEGRLPDVIIACVGGGSNSIGIFYPFIENVPDVKLIGVEAGGKGIETGLHAATLNAGRPGVLHGAMQYLLQDEDGQILNTHSISAGLDYPGVGPEHSYLKDAGLVEYTIATDEEALEAFRLLSKTEGIIPALESAHAVAHAIKIAPEMKKDEIIIVNLSGRGDKDLATAMRFLKI
- a CDS encoding phosphoribosylanthranilate isomerase, with translation MSVIVKICGITNFDDAINAVESGADMLGFVFYPKSKRYIEPEKAAEIIREVSSFVNCVGVFVNENIERIKEIIEITMIDLVQLSGDETIQMCLELKNFIPVMKSFKVTDSFSSDALSSFKVDYFHLDSYSDGLYGGTGKKFNWENAIGLDKFGKIILAGGLNPENVQEAISIVKPYGVDVSSGVEDFPGRKNHDKVKLFIKNAKSVKI
- the trpC gene encoding indole-3-glycerol phosphate synthase TrpC — translated: MNFIEKIVERKIYELSKAKENLPLKDLIKISSSSRYEKRNFAETIKRNCEIKIIAEIKKSSPSAGNLSDDNFNPISIAKDYEKSGANAISVLTDFEFFRGRKQYLPQVKNAVEIPVLRKDFIIDEYQIYESKYLGADAILLIVRIIDDVQLEDYIWLAKELGLDVLVEVYDKHDLARALKISPYPKIIGINNRNLATFQTDINISLEMSKYLPEDVIKVSESGIKTRDDVLKISDAGFDAILIGETLMRATDKNKKMKELLCL
- a CDS encoding hemolysin family protein — translated: MLLISIAFITIGIIISSIEHAVISIEDEDRLKQKTINKIEKFKRNPLHFSFSSLILKFFFFLLGLIILMLSANEDVLSLIVIAILPIFAISLYQILKKFSTENPILILRTFEPLLFLLSLSFKLSFLFSESFVRKIVESDLNLAKRKFEFLLGTSGQGEILDENQMLKNVLEFKDKTVREIMVPRTRVVALDINAPREKVIKVVLNEGYSRLPVYKDNIDNIIGIVYAKDLINYIEEPNLFVLYDLLRPAYFVPETKNISELLRELQKNKIHMAIVVDEYGAFKGIVTLEDILEEIVGEIHDEYDKVEKNYEILSDGSIIADAGMLVSDFNKKFGEDIPEGTDYESIGGFVSKIAGKIPNENERIRYKNLVFEVTKRTKQKITELKITREREK